One window of the Candidatus Phycorickettsia trachydisci genome contains the following:
- a CDS encoding ankyrin repeat domain-containing protein produces MGVFDSINNLFVNTTKPVREYFTKRRLSSKLRQAAAEGDIGQVRELISKGANVNAKSFWGYTPLFEATERGHKEIVQELLKANANPNLIGIATTPLMLGAEKGHKEIVQDLLKANADPNLKGISDSTALTDAARNGHTEIVQALLAKGAKPDFQGSDGYTALIWAARDGNVKMVQALLEKGANPSLKNQDGNTALRLAANRGHKEIENIIKQYKQPTNLINAAFNGDIKQVQRLIKEGANLNQVDKNGNTALMLAAYGGHKELAQFLVDKGANPNAINQKGQTSLMVAAFKGHKEIAQALLDKGANINEVGQEGYTALILAARNGHKEIAQALLEKGANPNAQNQKGETALIWAAKNGHTEVVNILKEATEAKIITYELLEPSAPPSPYLKEGRHSDKTQQEFGQVLPPQAPIFAEIVPSAPHYPEDKSSSIISDILPSLKNTRKQMIAAGVIAPPPAAGASTPPTAAGVTTSLPAGATRSSPAAERKNTKTINEQRKLNASSNRQR; encoded by the coding sequence ATGGGAGTTTTTGATTCAATTAATAATTTATTTGTAAATACTACTAAGCCTGTAAGAGAATATTTTACTAAAAGAAGATTATCTTCAAAATTAAGACAAGCTGCAGCAGAAGGAGATATAGGTCAAGTTAGAGAATTGATTAGTAAAGGAGCTAACGTTAATGCAAAAAGTTTTTGGGGATATACTCCTTTATTTGAAGCTACTGAGAGGGGTCACAAAGAAATAGTGCAAGAGTTACTAAAAGCCAATGCAAATCCTAATTTAATAGGTATAGCTACCACACCTTTAATGTTGGGCGCCGAAAAGGGTCACAAAGAAATAGTGCAAGATTTACTAAAAGCCAATGCAGATCCTAATCTAAAAGGTATAAGTGATTCTACAGCTTTAACCGACGCCGCACGTAATGGGCACACAGAAATAGTACAAGCTTTGCTTGCAAAAGGAGCGAAGCCTGATTTTCAAGGGTCAGATGGCTATACGGCTTTGATATGGGCTGCACGTGATGGGAACGTAAAAATGGTACAAGCTTTGCTTGAAAAAGGGGCGAATCCTAGTTTAAAAAATCAAGATGGAAATACGGCTTTGAGATTGGCTGCAAATAGAGGGCATAAGGAAATAGAAAATATCATAAAACAATATAAACAACCAACAAATCTTATTAATGCTGCATTCAATGGAGATATAAAACAAGTTCAAAGGCTAATAAAGGAAGGAGCGAATCTTAATCAGGTAGATAAAAATGGTAATACGGCTTTGATGTTGGCTGCATACGGAGGGCATAAGGAACTAGCTCAATTTTTGGTAGACAAAGGGGCAAACCCTAATGCTATAAATCAAAAAGGCCAGACGTCTTTAATGGTGGCTGCATTTAAAGGACATAAAGAAATAGCTCAAGCCTTACTTGACAAAGGAGCAAATATTAATGAGGTAGGCCAGGAAGGCTATACGGCTTTGATATTGGCTGCACGTAATGGACATAAGGAAATAGCTCAAGCTTTGCTTGAAAAAGGAGCAAATCCTAATGCACAAAATCAAAAAGGCGAGACGGCTTTGATATGGGCTGCAAAGAATGGGCATACAGAAGTTGTAAATATTTTAAAAGAAGCTACTGAAGCAAAAATAATCACATATGAACTACTAGAACCTTCAGCTCCACCCTCTCCTTATTTAAAAGAAGGAAGACATTCTGATAAAACTCAACAGGAGTTTGGGCAAGTACTACCTCCCCAAGCTCCTATTTTTGCAGAAATAGTACCTTCTGCTCCACATTATCCAGAAGATAAAAGTAGTTCTATAATCTCAGACATATTACCTTCATTGAAAAATACGAGAAAGCAAATGATAGCAGCTGGAGTCATAGCACCGCCACCAGCAGCTGGAGCTTCAACGCCACCAACGGCCGCCGGAGTCACAACATCGCTACCTGCTGGAGCCACGAGGTCATCACCAGCTGCTGAAAGAAAAAATACTAAAACAATTAACGAACAAAGAAAACTAAACGCTTCTTCGAATCGTCAAAGATAA
- a CDS encoding sodium:solute symporter family transporter, whose amino-acid sequence MISQIDMAIFIGFIALTMIIGLSSSYGIKSMREYAIGDKKFSTATIAATIVATWAGGRDFVLIISETYNNGLYFIFSQLGEVIAILLVGVIFAPRMGEFLNNLSTPEAMGSLYGTKVRIISAISGFMVSAGILAGQLKVSGLIFEYCFGYPEIYGVIMGGILVTLYSALGGLKSVTFTDVMQLLTFGTMLPTLAFCIFGKIKDLNIIINTLSTNKLFDYTEVFDFTRPKSVYFLFLFFWAIVPGFSPASFQRIAMAKNVEQSRKSFIIAALMWLFIVLTLVFISVLILSTNPNLDTKNVAKYILLEQSYTGLRGFILAGLMAMVMSTADSYINSASVIFIHDLCKPLGFKIQKELIATRIAAILLGAIAIGFALSGGSLLQLTLFASIFSMPVVSVPFMMTIFGFRSSGTSVLIAMAAGATTAAFWKINPIIDVPAAVPGMAANLIFLIGSHYILRQPGGWVGIKDPAPLIALQQERQFKWKKFKENLQNFDFTKFMSKNSPNNELMYVYTGLFCFFSLYSNMATISHTAKLAFPLFFEFVTPSVLFSATALLSYPLWLYSWKKNEVIEHVVWNLVTFYGLVYIGFIFAIISNFAPTQVMILIINLILVAVLVRWQWALVMIFAGAFVSSKVANIYFPGALASSTISLRLQIIYLLLLIGSLLIIFLKPKQEQESLLEERIDHLRNRIVDQEKEMISALSLKSEFIRNVQHEYHTPMTGIMSMSQMLYDSYDSLTDTERKDAAEVIFKSFVRLESFDSNIATLSKLNRSGYELKVEKINISELIQERLKVCQKLYKDEAESEFILNVEEGIIVKGDKYYLGQMMDNLIINAITYCKKGSITIGLEKVGIYAARLTVKDEGIGIPDNELLDIFGEFMVSSKTRTPSGGRGIGLALCKKVLEIHDGSIFAESDGKSWTKFTITLPLR is encoded by the coding sequence ATGATATCTCAGATTGATATGGCAATTTTTATAGGTTTTATAGCTTTAACTATGATTATTGGTTTATCTTCAAGCTATGGAATTAAAAGCATGAGAGAATATGCCATAGGTGATAAGAAATTCTCAACTGCCACTATTGCTGCTACCATTGTTGCTACATGGGCAGGAGGGCGAGATTTTGTATTAATCATTTCAGAGACTTATAACAATGGTTTGTATTTTATATTCTCCCAGCTAGGGGAAGTGATAGCCATATTGCTTGTCGGTGTAATTTTTGCGCCTCGTATGGGAGAGTTTTTAAATAACCTTTCTACTCCTGAAGCAATGGGTTCTTTATACGGTACAAAGGTACGTATAATATCGGCAATCTCAGGTTTTATGGTTTCCGCAGGAATATTAGCTGGTCAACTAAAAGTCTCTGGACTAATATTCGAGTATTGTTTTGGTTATCCTGAAATATACGGCGTAATCATGGGGGGAATACTTGTAACGTTATATTCAGCTCTTGGGGGCTTAAAATCTGTAACTTTTACTGATGTAATGCAGCTTTTAACATTCGGTACGATGTTACCGACTCTTGCATTTTGTATATTTGGCAAAATTAAGGATTTAAACATAATAATAAACACTTTATCGACTAATAAATTGTTTGATTACACAGAAGTTTTTGATTTCACTCGACCTAAATCTGTATACTTTTTATTTTTATTCTTTTGGGCTATTGTTCCGGGTTTTTCTCCAGCTTCTTTTCAAAGAATTGCTATGGCGAAAAATGTTGAACAATCTAGAAAATCATTTATTATAGCTGCACTTATGTGGCTTTTCATAGTTCTAACTTTAGTGTTTATTAGCGTATTAATCTTGTCCACAAATCCTAATCTAGATACTAAAAATGTTGCTAAATACATCTTGTTAGAACAATCATATACAGGACTAAGAGGTTTTATCTTAGCGGGTCTCATGGCAATGGTAATGTCCACGGCTGATTCATATATTAACTCTGCTTCTGTTATATTTATACATGATCTCTGTAAACCTTTAGGTTTTAAGATACAAAAAGAATTAATAGCAACTCGGATTGCCGCTATATTACTTGGAGCGATAGCGATTGGTTTTGCTTTATCTGGTGGCAGTTTGTTGCAATTAACTTTATTTGCTAGCATCTTTAGTATGCCAGTTGTAAGCGTGCCTTTTATGATGACTATTTTCGGTTTTCGTAGTAGCGGCACATCTGTTTTAATTGCTATGGCAGCTGGTGCAACAACAGCGGCCTTCTGGAAGATAAATCCTATTATAGATGTTCCTGCAGCAGTACCAGGAATGGCTGCTAATTTAATATTCCTAATAGGTAGTCATTATATTTTACGTCAACCAGGTGGTTGGGTTGGCATTAAAGATCCCGCTCCTCTTATAGCCCTTCAACAAGAGAGACAATTCAAATGGAAAAAATTCAAAGAGAATTTGCAAAACTTTGACTTTACAAAGTTTATGTCTAAAAACAGCCCTAATAATGAGCTTATGTATGTATATACCGGTTTGTTTTGTTTCTTTTCGCTCTATTCCAACATGGCAACAATATCTCATACCGCAAAGTTGGCATTTCCTTTGTTTTTTGAGTTTGTCACCCCATCTGTATTATTTTCTGCTACAGCCCTTCTTAGCTATCCACTTTGGCTTTATTCATGGAAAAAGAACGAAGTTATAGAACATGTCGTATGGAATTTAGTGACTTTTTACGGATTAGTGTATATAGGATTTATCTTCGCTATTATTAGTAACTTTGCACCTACTCAAGTAATGATTTTAATAATCAACTTGATACTAGTTGCAGTATTGGTCAGATGGCAGTGGGCTTTAGTGATGATATTTGCAGGAGCTTTCGTCTCATCTAAAGTTGCAAATATCTATTTTCCTGGGGCACTTGCTTCTTCTACCATTTCTTTGAGACTACAAATCATATATTTACTATTGCTAATAGGAAGCTTACTGATTATCTTCTTAAAACCAAAACAAGAGCAAGAATCATTGTTGGAAGAAAGAATAGATCACTTAAGAAACAGGATTGTAGACCAAGAAAAAGAAATGATCTCAGCTTTATCATTAAAGTCTGAATTTATACGTAATGTGCAACACGAATATCATACTCCAATGACCGGTATTATGTCTATGTCACAAATGTTATACGATTCATATGATAGCTTAACAGATACTGAACGCAAAGATGCTGCAGAGGTTATATTTAAAAGCTTTGTAAGATTAGAAAGCTTTGACTCTAATATTGCAACCTTATCTAAACTCAACCGCTCTGGATATGAGTTAAAAGTAGAAAAAATCAATATTAGCGAATTGATCCAAGAGAGGTTAAAAGTATGCCAAAAACTCTATAAAGATGAAGCTGAGAGTGAATTTATTCTTAATGTAGAAGAAGGAATAATAGTTAAGGGTGATAAGTATTACCTCGGTCAAATGATGGACAACCTTATTATAAATGCTATAACTTACTGCAAAAAAGGTTCTATTACCATAGGACTTGAGAAGGTAGGTATTTATGCTGCGCGCCTTACAGTTAAAGACGAGGGAATTGGAATTCCTGACAACGAACTTTTGGATATATTTGGAGAATTTATGGTTAGTTCAAAAACAAGAACACCATCTGGTGGCAGAGGCATTGGTCTTGCTTTATGTAAAAAGGTTTTAGAAATTCATGATGGTAGTATCTTTGCGGAAAGTGATGGTAAAAGTTGGACTAAATTTACAATAACTTTACCGTTAAGATAG
- a CDS encoding ankyrin repeat domain-containing protein, whose amino-acid sequence MKINDYLKSGVKWLDENVGTPVRKFVDKQLLVQAARNGNLDKVKELLAKGTDPNSRDLYKPSLIWATKKGYLNIVEELLANGADINAQSRQGKTALYIAALKGHLHILDTLLSKGADIHTKTKEGRTVLYIAACKGHLSVVQKLLSKGINPDIQNRSGDTALIIAAKRGFIPLIKELLDKGANIDHQNKDGNTPLSRAATYGQLWAVKFLLEKGANPNLCDKNGWSVLHVAAANNYPDIVKTLVEAGAQLDITDKEGLTALKCARKRGYTKIEGILQGASSHHKPSSSKTVEQKDSSKSKAQRSTKATAQKQ is encoded by the coding sequence ATGAAAATTAATGACTATTTAAAATCTGGTGTAAAATGGCTAGATGAAAACGTTGGAACCCCTGTGCGTAAGTTCGTGGATAAACAATTATTAGTTCAAGCTGCAAGAAATGGTAACCTTGATAAAGTTAAAGAGTTGCTTGCAAAAGGTACAGATCCTAATTCGCGAGATTTGTATAAACCATCATTGATTTGGGCTACTAAGAAAGGCTATCTGAATATAGTCGAAGAACTACTTGCAAATGGAGCTGACATTAATGCACAAAGCAGGCAAGGCAAAACCGCACTCTATATTGCAGCCTTAAAGGGTCACCTTCATATATTAGATACGCTGCTTTCCAAAGGGGCAGATATACATACTAAAACCAAAGAAGGTAGAACAGTTTTATATATTGCTGCGTGCAAAGGTCATCTGAGCGTTGTGCAAAAATTACTCAGTAAAGGGATAAATCCAGATATACAAAATAGAAGTGGTGATACAGCTTTAATCATAGCCGCAAAACGTGGATTTATACCCCTTATAAAAGAGCTATTAGATAAAGGTGCAAATATCGATCACCAAAATAAAGATGGTAATACTCCTCTTAGTAGGGCTGCGACTTACGGTCAGTTATGGGCTGTAAAGTTTTTATTAGAAAAAGGAGCAAATCCTAATTTATGTGATAAAAACGGTTGGTCTGTTTTACATGTAGCAGCGGCAAATAATTATCCTGATATAGTAAAAACATTAGTAGAAGCAGGCGCACAACTAGATATAACAGATAAGGAAGGTCTTACTGCATTAAAATGCGCTAGAAAAAGAGGATACACGAAAATTGAAGGCATTTTGCAGGGCGCAAGTAGTCATCATAAACCATCCTCTAGCAAAACTGTAGAACAAAAAGACTCGTCTAAAAGTAAAGCTCAACGTTCTACAAAAGCTACTGCACAAAAGCAGTAG
- a CDS encoding sodium:solute symporter family transporter, with translation MVSQIDIAIFIGFIALTMIIGLSSSYGIKSMREYAIGDKKFSTATIAATIVATWAGGRDFVLIISETYNNGLYFIFSQLGGVLAILLVGIIFAPRMGEFLNNLSIPEAMGSLYGTKVRIISAISGFVLSAGILAGQLKVSGLIFEYCFGYPEIYGVIMGGILVTLYSALGGLKSVTFTDVMQLLTFGTMLPTLAFYIFDKIKDANIIINTLSTNKLFDYTEVFNFTQPKSIYFLFLFFWAIVPGFSPASFQRIAMAKNVEQSRKSFIIAALMWLFIVLTLVFISVLILATNPNLDTKNVAKYILLEQSYTGLRGFILAGLMAMVMSTADSYINSASVIFIHDLCKPLGFKIQKELMATRIAAMVLGAIAIGFALSGSSLLQLALFTSMFSMPVVTVPFIMTIFGFRSSGRSVLIGMGAGVITLIIWEKFLHIKHIPGVIPAMASNLIFLLFSHYFLKQKGGWIKVKSLTHLINTKERQNIITLFTQYIKEFNFSKFMEKNSPNNELMYVYTAVFCFISLYGNIATIDHDTKLRFPQLFQFITPSVLFSATALLSYPLWSDSWKAREVIAHMVWNIVAFYGLICIGFLFTMLSGFNPLQVMLLTLSIIIVAMLVKWQWALSITISGILFTFFSTRYYFPTVLSLSGLSIKLQIIYLLVLTSGLLVMFIKPKQEQETLLTSRVNYLRRKILAKEEDMMRALSLSKVENNNHKPLNNVIFISQMLFDFYDNLNGSEKQEAARIILKSFMRLENFESNIANLSKLATLDFDLNQEEIDLTTLINTRLRVCRNLYEEDDSKREFVVNIKENIKINGNKSYLEQMIDNLIINAIINCPKGIININLERFGSNSLSFCIKIS, from the coding sequence ATGGTTTCTCAGATTGATATAGCCATTTTCATAGGGTTTATAGCTTTAACTATGATTATTGGTTTATCTTCAAGCTATGGAATTAAAAGCATGAGAGAATATGCCATAGGTGATAAGAAATTCTCAACCGCCACTATTGCTGCTACCATTGTTGCCACATGGGCAGGGGGGAGAGATTTTGTATTAATCATTTCAGAGACTTATAACAACGGTTTATACTTTATATTCTCTCAGCTAGGGGGGGTGCTAGCCATATTACTTGTTGGTATAATTTTTGCTCCTCGTATGGGAGAATTTTTAAACAACCTCTCGATCCCTGAAGCAATGGGCTCTTTGTACGGCACAAAAGTGCGTATAATATCAGCTATTTCAGGTTTTGTACTCTCTGCAGGGATACTTGCGGGACAACTAAAAGTTTCTGGACTAATATTCGAGTATTGTTTTGGTTATCCTGAAATATACGGCGTAATCATGGGGGGAATACTTGTAACGTTATATTCAGCTCTTGGGGGCTTAAAATCTGTAACTTTTACTGATGTAATGCAGCTTTTAACATTCGGTACGATGTTACCGACTCTTGCATTTTATATATTTGATAAAATTAAAGATGCAAACATAATAATAAACACTTTATCGACTAATAAATTGTTTGATTACACAGAAGTTTTTAACTTCACTCAACCTAAATCAATATACTTCTTATTTTTATTCTTTTGGGCTATTGTTCCTGGTTTCTCTCCTGCTTCCTTTCAAAGAATTGCTATGGCGAAAAATGTTGAACAATCTAGGAAATCATTCATTATAGCTGCGCTTATGTGGCTTTTCATAGTTTTAACCCTAGTGTTTATTAGTGTATTGATTTTAGCCACAAACCCTAACCTAGATACTAAAAATGTTGCTAAATACATCTTGTTAGAACAATCATATACAGGACTAAGAGGCTTTATTTTAGCGGGTCTCATGGCGATGGTAATGTCTACGGCAGACTCATATATTAATTCTGCTTCTGTTATATTTATACATGATCTATGTAAACCTTTAGGATTTAAAATACAAAAAGAGTTAATGGCCACTCGTATTGCAGCAATGGTACTTGGCGCTATAGCAATTGGATTTGCCTTATCTGGTAGTAGCCTATTGCAATTAGCTTTATTTACTAGCATGTTTAGCATGCCAGTTGTAACAGTTCCTTTCATAATGACTATTTTTGGTTTTCGTAGTAGTGGCAGGTCTGTTTTAATTGGTATGGGTGCCGGAGTTATTACTTTAATAATTTGGGAAAAATTTTTGCATATAAAACATATTCCAGGTGTAATACCTGCTATGGCATCTAATCTAATATTCTTATTGTTTAGTCATTATTTTTTGAAACAAAAAGGTGGGTGGATTAAAGTTAAGAGTTTAACTCATTTGATTAATACAAAAGAAAGACAAAATATAATAACATTATTTACTCAGTATATTAAGGAGTTTAATTTTTCAAAATTTATGGAAAAAAATAGCCCCAATAATGAGTTAATGTATGTATATACTGCTGTCTTTTGCTTTATATCTTTATACGGCAATATTGCTACTATTGATCATGATACTAAATTACGCTTTCCTCAATTATTCCAATTTATTACCCCTTCTGTTCTATTTTCAGCCACGGCTTTATTAAGTTATCCTCTCTGGTCTGATTCTTGGAAAGCAAGAGAAGTAATAGCTCATATGGTCTGGAATATTGTTGCTTTCTACGGATTGATTTGCATAGGATTCCTATTTACTATGCTAAGCGGATTCAATCCATTACAGGTCATGCTTTTAACGCTTAGTATTATTATTGTAGCGATGCTAGTTAAATGGCAATGGGCACTTTCTATAACCATATCTGGTATCTTGTTTACTTTCTTCTCAACTAGGTATTATTTTCCAACCGTATTGTCTTTGAGCGGTTTATCAATAAAGCTGCAAATAATATATTTGTTAGTACTTACTAGTGGCTTACTAGTAATGTTTATAAAACCTAAACAAGAACAAGAAACATTACTTACTTCAAGAGTTAATTATTTAAGGAGAAAGATTTTAGCTAAAGAAGAAGATATGATGAGAGCATTATCTCTTTCTAAAGTTGAAAATAACAATCACAAACCCTTGAACAACGTCATATTCATATCTCAAATGCTTTTTGATTTTTATGACAATTTGAACGGCTCCGAAAAACAAGAAGCTGCAAGGATAATATTGAAAAGTTTTATGAGATTAGAAAATTTTGAATCAAACATAGCTAATTTAAGCAAATTAGCCACTTTAGATTTTGATTTAAATCAAGAAGAAATAGATTTAACTACTTTAATTAATACTAGACTTAGAGTTTGTCGTAATTTGTATGAAGAGGATGATTCAAAACGAGAATTTGTTGTTAATATAAAAGAAAATATCAAAATTAATGGCAACAAGTCCTACCTAGAGCAGATGATAGATAATTTGATCATTAATGCAATTATAAACTGCCCTAAAGGTATAATAAATATTAATTTAGAAAGGTTTGGATCTAATTCTCTAAGCTTTTGTATAAAAATATCATGA
- a CDS encoding ankyrin repeat domain-containing protein: METPKHQEQLTDLLNRQDDQGRTFLYRAIKDHAKDVLSNGGMLRWLVTSEIKDKGFEEFANTLLIHVESGNFIKFLQCLIDEGVEVNGKYKPLGGGTPLHLMVQMAPGGGISLDIIKFWLENAKADVNATEDDGTTPLHQAGRLDNIDVMTILLEAGANVGGLSSYYMFTEGSSKGIFANLFPIPLDPKLQTLSLLINYGGIIDTQRAFNSYAKNIEEICNVSDSLGQHRSLYGVIQLLKASIFYEFPETVDKQKFFTHLNNYIQGIETTSWTPKISPAHPFEDFKEYESLIHILKCESATELFNTIKTKLQANLTQTAASSSISAEDSIITTDAFVQNEHQKSDLKTMGEAPDLSELV, from the coding sequence ATGGAGACCCCAAAACATCAAGAACAACTGACAGATCTGTTGAATAGGCAAGATGATCAGGGAAGAACTTTTTTATATCGGGCGATTAAAGATCATGCTAAAGATGTGCTTAGTAATGGAGGTATGTTGCGATGGTTGGTGACTTCAGAAATCAAGGACAAGGGCTTCGAAGAATTTGCGAATACTTTACTAATTCATGTAGAAAGTGGTAATTTTATAAAATTTTTACAATGTTTAATAGATGAAGGGGTAGAAGTTAATGGGAAATATAAACCTCTTGGTGGAGGAACTCCTCTGCATTTGATGGTTCAAATGGCTCCTGGTGGGGGTATATCCTTAGACATAATAAAATTTTGGCTAGAAAATGCTAAAGCGGACGTAAATGCAACAGAAGATGATGGTACTACACCCCTACATCAAGCGGGTAGGTTGGATAATATTGATGTAATGACAATCTTACTTGAAGCTGGTGCTAATGTGGGTGGTTTAAGTAGTTATTACATGTTTACTGAAGGCTCTTCTAAGGGAATTTTTGCAAATCTTTTCCCAATACCTCTTGATCCTAAGCTCCAAACCTTGTCGTTATTAATAAATTATGGGGGTATAATAGATACTCAGCGAGCTTTTAACTCTTATGCAAAAAACATAGAAGAAATATGTAATGTAAGTGATTCATTAGGGCAACATAGATCATTATATGGTGTGATACAACTACTTAAAGCTTCTATTTTTTATGAATTTCCTGAAACGGTTGATAAGCAAAAATTTTTTACTCATTTAAATAACTATATCCAAGGTATTGAAACAACTAGCTGGACACCAAAAATATCACCAGCCCATCCTTTCGAAGACTTTAAGGAATATGAAAGCCTTATACACATCCTGAAATGCGAATCCGCTACAGAGTTATTTAATACTATTAAAACTAAGTTACAAGCAAATTTGACTCAAACAGCAGCTTCTTCCTCAATTTCAGCTGAAGATAGCATTATTACTACTGATGCTTTTGTTCAAAATGAGCATCAAAAATCCGATCTTAAAACAATGGGTGAAGCTCCTGATCTTTCTGAATTAGTTTAA
- the uppS gene encoding polyprenyl diphosphate synthase, whose translation MNHLAIIMDGNSRWAEKVGLPRFAGHEEGSKVAKQAIEYAAKNNIKNLSLFAFSTENWQRPEDEVEYLLYLLEKYLDEEAKNLAKNKIKLFVIGRLEKLTHSLQDKINQIHQTAVNDSVMNLYITFSYGGRQEIVDAAKKCLINKLNPEDLTEETFQKFLYAPNMPDIDFVIRTGDRRRISNFLLWHMPYAEIYFSEKYWPEFSQKDLELAINDYQNRIRTFGTRL comes from the coding sequence ATGAATCATCTAGCAATTATCATGGATGGTAATAGTAGGTGGGCTGAAAAAGTTGGATTACCGCGTTTTGCCGGTCACGAAGAAGGATCTAAAGTTGCAAAACAAGCTATAGAATATGCAGCAAAAAATAACATTAAAAATTTAAGCTTATTTGCTTTTTCTACAGAAAATTGGCAAAGACCTGAAGATGAAGTTGAATATCTATTATACCTTCTTGAGAAATATCTTGATGAAGAAGCAAAGAATTTAGCTAAAAATAAGATTAAACTATTTGTAATAGGTCGTCTTGAAAAACTAACTCACTCCCTACAAGATAAAATAAATCAAATACACCAAACGGCTGTAAATGACTCCGTGATGAATCTATATATTACATTTAGTTATGGTGGCAGGCAAGAAATTGTAGATGCTGCCAAAAAATGCTTGATCAATAAACTAAATCCGGAAGACTTAACTGAAGAAACTTTTCAAAAATTTTTATATGCCCCTAACATGCCTGATATAGATTTTGTCATCCGTACAGGTGATAGAAGACGTATTAGTAATTTTTTGCTCTGGCATATGCCCTATGCAGAAATATATTTTAGTGAGAAATATTGGCCAGAATTTTCTCAGAAAGATCTGGAATTAGCTATTAACGATTACCAAAACCGCATCCGTACTTTTGGCACACGTCTCTAG
- a CDS encoding site-specific tyrosine recombinase XerD — protein MIYLQRFLENCLAEKGCSINSILAYKNDLQTFNTYLVTKGYKEDLISTEEIEQFISNLKNQNLNPRSIARKISAIKSYYQFLMSEELIPSNPSIMLESPKYRSKLPNILSIDEIKALVDFCAQDPSPEGIRLTAMICLIYCSGLRVSELVSLKLADVMLKEGKVRDMFIIKGKGSKERAVITNDIALEKLNNYIACREHFGKNSIYLFPSKSKQGYLTRQNFAIGLKRAAYGAGLDGSKISPHVLRHSFATHLLNNGADLRSIQTLLGHSDISTTQIYTQVSTNKLEQVMQKHPLAKC, from the coding sequence ATGATCTATTTGCAGCGATTTTTAGAAAATTGTTTAGCTGAAAAAGGTTGTTCTATCAACTCCATATTGGCATATAAAAACGACTTACAGACTTTCAATACTTACCTTGTTACTAAAGGCTATAAAGAAGATCTAATATCTACGGAAGAAATTGAACAATTTATTTCAAATCTTAAAAATCAAAACTTAAATCCAAGATCAATAGCACGCAAAATATCAGCTATTAAAAGTTATTATCAATTTTTAATGAGTGAAGAGCTAATTCCCTCTAATCCTTCAATCATGCTTGAATCACCTAAATATAGATCTAAATTACCAAATATATTATCTATAGATGAAATTAAAGCATTGGTAGATTTCTGCGCTCAAGACCCCTCCCCTGAAGGCATAAGGCTTACCGCTATGATTTGTCTCATTTACTGTAGCGGTCTTCGAGTGAGTGAATTAGTTAGTTTAAAATTAGCTGATGTAATGCTTAAAGAGGGAAAAGTGCGAGATATGTTTATTATCAAAGGTAAAGGATCTAAGGAGCGAGCTGTTATTACCAATGATATAGCACTAGAAAAGCTTAACAATTACATAGCCTGTAGAGAGCATTTTGGAAAAAATAGTATCTATTTATTTCCTTCTAAATCGAAACAAGGATACCTGACAAGGCAAAATTTTGCTATTGGTCTTAAGAGAGCGGCGTATGGAGCAGGACTTGATGGTAGCAAAATTTCACCTCACGTTTTACGTCATAGCTTTGCTACTCATCTTCTTAACAATGGCGCTGATTTACGAAGTATACAAACCTTATTGGGACATAGCGATATTTCTACGACGCAAATTTACACCCAAGTCAGCACAAATAAACTTGAGCAAGTAATGCAAAAACATCCCCTCGCAAAGTGCTAA